From a region of the Paenibacillus segetis genome:
- a CDS encoding amino acid ABC transporter ATP-binding protein translates to MAIIEVTNLKKSFGNLEVLKNVSFEVQQSEVVAVIGPSGSGKSTMLRSLVHLEEVNGGSIKIDNDYIVKEGHYSSVQQIKGITARMGMVFQHFNLFPHLTVQDNLELAPKLVKGQPAAALRSKSSALLEKVGLSDKREVYPHHLSGGQKQRVAIARALMMDPEILLFDEPTSALDPELTGEVLEVMKRLAEEQMTMVIVTHEMGFAREVADRVVFMADGQFIESGTPEQLFGHPKHERTKAFLNRIL, encoded by the coding sequence ATGGCGATCATCGAAGTTACGAATCTCAAGAAATCCTTCGGAAATCTTGAAGTGTTAAAGAATGTTTCTTTTGAAGTCCAGCAAAGTGAGGTTGTGGCCGTTATTGGTCCATCAGGTTCTGGTAAAAGCACGATGTTACGTAGTCTGGTCCATTTGGAAGAGGTAAACGGTGGCAGTATTAAAATTGATAACGATTATATTGTCAAAGAAGGACACTATTCCAGTGTGCAGCAAATCAAAGGGATTACGGCTCGTATGGGCATGGTATTCCAACATTTTAATCTGTTTCCGCATCTGACCGTACAAGACAACTTGGAGCTGGCTCCGAAGCTAGTGAAGGGACAACCAGCAGCTGCGTTACGCAGTAAGAGCTCTGCTCTGTTAGAGAAGGTAGGATTGTCAGATAAAAGGGAAGTGTATCCACACCATCTTTCAGGTGGTCAGAAACAGCGTGTGGCGATTGCGCGGGCATTAATGATGGACCCTGAAATCCTGCTGTTTGATGAACCTACCTCAGCACTCGATCCCGAATTGACTGGTGAAGTATTAGAGGTTATGAAGAGACTTGCCGAGGAGCAGATGACGATGGTCATCGTGACACACGAGATGGGATTCGCGAGAGAAGTTGCGGATCGAGTTGTATTCATGGCGGATGGCCAGTTTATCGAATCTGGTACACCGGAACAGTTATTTGGCCATCCTAAGCATGAGCGAACGAAGGCGTTCTTGAACCGAATCTTGTAA